GTATGGCGGTCGAAGCTGGCAGGCATGCCGTCGATCGTTTCCCCCACCAGCGCGGTGAGGTAGGTCTCCGCCCATTCGAGCAAACGTTCTTCGTGATTCGCGTGTCCCATATTTACTCTTTTCATCGCAAAAGATTTACAGCGGAAGGCTTGCCTTGATGGTGCGGAGGTGGTGCGCGCTAGCGCAGTTCGGTCAGATCGAAGTAGCCGTTGTAGCCCTTCATATAGACCGCTGCCCGGTGCCCGAACAGCACCATGGCCTCGGTCCGGGTTTCAAGCGCGTCGTAACCCTGCATGGTCGAGCGCACCTGCGAGCCGACCGGGTACTTGCTGTTCCATTCGCGCACCACCTGCTCGGCGTCCACACGCGGACGCGCCGCTGCAGGCGCGATGGGCGCAGCCGCTGCGGGCGCCGCCGCCACAGGCGCAGGCGCATGCTTGCGCACGTGCTGCGTGATCGAGCGCACCAGCTTGGCCAGCACTTCGCCATGGCCGACTTCCTCGAACGTCATGGCCGGATCAAGCTGCAGCAGGTATTCCACGCTCTCGCACCAGCGCACCATGCCGGCGATCTGGCGCGCCAGCGTGTCAGCCACGGCGCCGTCCTCGTAAGGACGCGCCGTGACGTTGGCGATCACGGGAATCTGCGGCGCGCCCAGCGAGAACTGGGCCAGGAAGGCGGTGAACTCCTTTTGCGAGTGGGCCATGAAGCGCGAGTGGAAAGCGCCGCTCGTATTGAGCGGGTAAAACATCATGTTGCCCTTGAAGCAGTGCTGCGCCTTTTCAATCTCGTCCACGGCGCCGGAGATGACCACCTGGCTGTGCGAGTTGTAGTTGGCCAGGTCAATCTGGTCCAGGCCCGCGTCCTTGAGGATCGCTTCGACCTGGTCCTTGCTGGCGTTGAGAATGGCCGCCATGGCGCCGCTGTCGGCCTGGCTCATCAGCTCGCCGCGCTTTTTCACGATCTGCAGGCCAGTCTCGAAGTCGAAGCAGCCGGCGGCGAGCAGCGCATTGAATTCACCGAGGCTGTGACCGGCCACGAAATCGGGACGCTTGCCGCTCTCTTCGAGCCGGCGGCGGTACGACAGGGCATTGACGACAAACAGGGCCGGCTGGGTGAACTGGGTCTTGCCCAGTTCATTGCGCGGGTCGGTCAGGCATAATTCCTTGATCGAGTAGCCCAGCAGCGCGTCGGCCTTGGCCGTCATGTCCGGGTAGGCGTCAAACAGATCGGCGCCCATGCCGCGCGCCTGGGAACCCTGGCCTGGAAAAATATAAGTGAGCATCCTGTGTCCTCGTGTTGTGTGCTGCCGTTTTTAGGTTGCCGCTCGCCCGTCTACATCGCCTCGAGGCAAAGCGCGGTATTCATGCCGCCAAATCCAAAACTCAATGTCAATGCACGTGCCATGCGGTGCGCGACCGCTTCGCTGCCCACGATGCGGCAGGACGATGCCAGCGGCTGCTCCAGGTTGCGCGAAGGGTGCAGGCGCCCGGCCCGCATCTGCAGCAGCGTCGCCACGATCTCCACCGCCCCGGCCGCGCTCAAGCCATGGCCGGTGATCGACTTGGTGGTATTGACCCAGGCACCATCGATGCCGGCCTGGCGCAGCGCCTCCAGTTCAGTCTCGTCCCCCACGCCGGAACCGGAAGCGTGCGGATTGACGTAGTCAAGCTGCCCGGCCGTCCAGCCGGCCCTGGCCAGTGCCGTGTTGATCACCTCAAGCTCGCCGCCCAGCGACGGATTGGGGTTGCGGTTGCCTTCCACATGGCTGCTCCAGCCGGCCAGGCGCGCCCAGGGCGTGGCACCGCGGCGGCGCGCCGTGGCAGTGCGTTCAACGACCACTGCGCCGCAGGATTCGCCAAAGATGAAGCCATCGCGCGCCTGATCGAAAGGCCGGCACGCCAATTCCGGCTGCTCTGCGTAGCGGTCCGAACCCATGGCGCCCAGCGAGCGCAGGGCCTGGGCTTCAAAGCACGACAAATCCATCATGGCCCCCAGCGCGATGGCAATGTCCACCTGGCCCGCACGCACTGCCTCGGCCGCCTGCAGTACGGCCAGCTGGCCGCTGGCCGAGGCACCGCCAATGGTGTAGGCCACGCCGCGAATGCCAAATACTTCCGTGCAGATGCCGCACAGGTCACTGTCGAGGAAGGTCATGCCGTAGGTCGGCCGCAGGAACTGGAATTTGCGCGCGCCCTGGGCCTGGGCCAGGACCATCTCGCGCTGCTGAAAATTCGATCCGCCCACGAACAGGCCAATGCGGCCCGGGTCGGCGGCGGCCAGCGCGGCTTCCTGCCAGGCTTCGTGCAGGGTAGCCAGCGCGACCTGGCTTGACAGCGACGCCGTGCGCAGCATGCTGTGCGCCAGGTCCGGCGGGAGAGACAGGTCGGCGATCTCGGCGCCCAGGTAGCGCGTGGCCTGCGGTGCAGCGTCGCCGCTTGCGGCCAGCGGCCACTGGCGGCCGGGCCGGCGCATCACGTCAAAGCGATGCTCGCCTGCCAGCAGCGCTGACGAAAACGCCTGGCGTCCCTGGCCAATGGCCGAGGTGACGCCCAGGCCCGAGATCACCAGGTCAGGCACTTGCCATCCTCCGGCCCATGATTTCCGACAGTTCCCCCATGTTCTCGGCACGGGCCAGTTCGACCAGCGACATTTCCAGCCCCAGTGACTCGAGCGTCATCATGATGATCTCGGAGCGGTCAATCGAATTGGCGCCCAGCGCCTTGAGCGAATCGGTGGGGTTGAGCTGGCGCGTGGCCAGCGCGGGCATCACGTCGCGGGCGTGGGTGGCGATTGTCTCGAAAATCTTGTTCTGGTCCATGCTCGGCTTCCCTGTTGGTGGTGTTAAAAAAAAGTCGCAGCGGCGTCAGGCGCCGGCTTCCCAAGGGAAGCGCCCGGTCGCGACATAGCGCTCGATATGGGCCAGATTCTGTGGATCGGAAAACGCCTCGACGTTGGTCCGCAGCGCCGCCGGCTTGGCCCGCGCGAAGCTCTCGTCAAGGCCATTGGTGTACTGCTTGTGGCGCACGATGGCGGCCTTGGACAGGCGCTTCAGGCGCAGCAACTGCTTGCGCAGCAGGTTGTCGCTGTGCTCTTCCACCGCGTCGACCAGCCCCCATTGCTCGGCCACGCGGGCGCCGATGGCCTGGGTACCGAGCGTGAGGTAATTGGCGCGCGCAAGGCCAATGCGGCGCATCAGAAACGGCATCACGCAAGCGGGCGTGAGGCCAAACAGCATCTCGGACAGGCTGAACATGGCCTTTTCCTCGGCCAGCACGATGTCGCATGCCGCCACAAAGCCGATGCCGCCGGCAGTGGCCTTGCCGCGCACATGGGCCACGGAGATGAATGGCCCGCACGCCAGGCGCCGCCACACTTCGTACATGGCGTCGGGCACGTGGTCGGCCAGCGCTCCGCCAAGAGCGCGGTTGCGGGCAATGCCCTGGAAGTCGGCGCCGCTGCAGAACACCTCGGGCGTGCCTTCCAGGACCACGATCCTGGCCGATGTTTCGCAGGCCTGCAGGGCATGCCCGATTTCGTCGATCAGCACGCGCGTGATGGTGTTGCCGCTCGCGCCCTGGTTCATGGTGATGGTGCAGACTTCCGCCTCCAGCCGCACGGCGATGGACTGGTAGAGCGATCCCGGCATGCTCAGATCCATTCGTATTCCCGATGAAATTCCTTGATCTCTTTAAGGAACAAGGTCTTCTTGCCGTGGGTGCTGCGGGCAGCGGCGATGAAGCCGGCATCCGGCACCACGTTGCGGGTACCGAAGCGCATCTCGTTACTCACTTCGAGGATCGATTCGTATTCGGGCATGCTGAGCTCATAGCGGCTGTCGAGGTGCTGGCCAATGCCCATGTCGCGCACGCGCTGCTGGCCCTGGCGGCTGGCCACGCCGCTGAAAAATTCCGAGCAGCAGCCGGAGCCGTACGAGAAGATGCCCACGCGCTGCGGAGTGTCAAACTGGCCGTGCTGGATCACGCTCACCAGCGACAGCATGGCAGTGGCACCCATGATGTTGCCAACCCGCTGGCAGTAGCGGATGCCGGGCATGACGCGGTTCTCGAAATCGGCCTCGATTTCCGGCGGCGCCGCCTTGGCCAGTTTGCGCATGATGTTGCGGTGCGCGCCCTTGACCATGCCGCCGAATGGTGTGTGCATGGCCAGGTAGCGAAAGCTGGTACGGAAATCGGCGCCGGTGACGCGCTTTTCGTATTCGAGGTAGGACTTCTCGCAGCAGTCCAGGTACGACAGCAGCGAGACGTCGGCGTTGCCGGCCTCCACGTCGGCGGCGGGACGGCAGGTGTCCATCACTTCGTAACCGTAGTAGCCGTTGGCGCCCACGTCGAACTGGAACACGGTCGGCGTGTCGCTCACCAGCATGGCCACCGCGCCGGCGCCACTGCTCGGCTCCAGGAACGACCAGTCCGACGACAGCGCGCTGCCGCCCGGTGCGACCATGAAGCGCGAGATGTCCGTGGCAATCACCAGCACCTTGGCGCCTGGCGAAACCGAAGACAGGATG
This region of Massilia sp. PAMC28688 genomic DNA includes:
- a CDS encoding beta-ketoacyl synthase N-terminal-like domain-containing protein, with the protein product MPDLVISGLGVTSAIGQGRQAFSSALLAGEHRFDVMRRPGRQWPLAASGDAAPQATRYLGAEIADLSLPPDLAHSMLRTASLSSQVALATLHEAWQEAALAAADPGRIGLFVGGSNFQQREMVLAQAQGARKFQFLRPTYGMTFLDSDLCGICTEVFGIRGVAYTIGGASASGQLAVLQAAEAVRAGQVDIAIALGAMMDLSCFEAQALRSLGAMGSDRYAEQPELACRPFDQARDGFIFGESCGAVVVERTATARRRGATPWARLAGWSSHVEGNRNPNPSLGGELEVINTALARAGWTAGQLDYVNPHASGSGVGDETELEALRQAGIDGAWVNTTKSITGHGLSAAGAVEIVATLLQMRAGRLHPSRNLEQPLASSCRIVGSEAVAHRMARALTLSFGFGGMNTALCLEAM
- the fabD gene encoding ACP S-malonyltransferase; this translates as MLTYIFPGQGSQARGMGADLFDAYPDMTAKADALLGYSIKELCLTDPRNELGKTQFTQPALFVVNALSYRRRLEESGKRPDFVAGHSLGEFNALLAAGCFDFETGLQIVKKRGELMSQADSGAMAAILNASKDQVEAILKDAGLDQIDLANYNSHSQVVISGAVDEIEKAQHCFKGNMMFYPLNTSGAFHSRFMAHSQKEFTAFLAQFSLGAPQIPVIANVTARPYEDGAVADTLARQIAGMVRWCESVEYLLQLDPAMTFEEVGHGEVLAKLVRSITQHVRKHAPAPVAAAPAAAAPIAPAAARPRVDAEQVVREWNSKYPVGSQVRSTMQGYDALETRTEAMVLFGHRAAVYMKGYNGYFDLTELR
- a CDS encoding hydroxymethylglutaryl-CoA synthase family protein gives rise to the protein MSVVGFEAINAYAGAAFLDVEKLAIHRELDTSRFENLLMRQKTVALPYEDPVTYGMNAAMPIVAALSPEEKDRIEMIITCTESAFDFGKSMSSYFHSLLGLNKNCRTFEIKSACYSGAAGVQMAINFILSSVSPGAKVLVIATDISRFMVAPGGSALSSDWSFLEPSSGAGAVAMLVSDTPTVFQFDVGANGYYGYEVMDTCRPAADVEAGNADVSLLSYLDCCEKSYLEYEKRVTGADFRTSFRYLAMHTPFGGMVKGAHRNIMRKLAKAAPPEIEADFENRVMPGIRYCQRVGNIMGATAMLSLVSVIQHGQFDTPQRVGIFSYGSGCCSEFFSGVASRQGQQRVRDMGIGQHLDSRYELSMPEYESILEVSNEMRFGTRNVVPDAGFIAAARSTHGKKTLFLKEIKEFHREYEWI
- a CDS encoding acyl carrier protein, encoding MDQNKIFETIATHARDVMPALATRQLNPTDSLKALGANSIDRSEIIMMTLESLGLEMSLVELARAENMGELSEIMGRRMASA
- a CDS encoding enoyl-CoA hydratase/isomerase, which gives rise to MDLSMPGSLYQSIAVRLEAEVCTITMNQGASGNTITRVLIDEIGHALQACETSARIVVLEGTPEVFCSGADFQGIARNRALGGALADHVPDAMYEVWRRLACGPFISVAHVRGKATAGGIGFVAACDIVLAEEKAMFSLSEMLFGLTPACVMPFLMRRIGLARANYLTLGTQAIGARVAEQWGLVDAVEEHSDNLLRKQLLRLKRLSKAAIVRHKQYTNGLDESFARAKPAALRTNVEAFSDPQNLAHIERYVATGRFPWEAGA